In Burkholderia gladioli, a genomic segment contains:
- a CDS encoding glutathione S-transferase N-terminal domain-containing protein: MMVLYSGTTCPFSQRCRLVLFEKGMDFEIRDVDLFNKPEDIAVMNPYGQVPILVERDLILYESNIINEYIDERFPHPQLMPADPVQRARARLFLLNFEKELFVHVSTLENEKGKAAEKNHEKARLAIRDRLTQLAPIFVKNKYMLGEEFSMLDVAIAPLLWRLDHYGIELSKNAAPLMKYAERIFSRPAYIEALTPSEKVMRR; the protein is encoded by the coding sequence ATGATGGTTCTGTATTCCGGCACGACGTGTCCTTTCTCCCAGCGCTGCCGGCTGGTGCTGTTCGAAAAGGGCATGGACTTCGAGATTCGCGATGTGGACTTGTTCAACAAGCCCGAAGACATCGCCGTGATGAATCCCTATGGTCAGGTGCCGATCCTCGTCGAACGTGATCTGATCCTGTACGAGTCGAACATCATCAACGAGTACATCGACGAGCGCTTCCCGCATCCGCAGCTGATGCCGGCCGACCCGGTGCAGCGTGCGCGCGCGCGCCTGTTCCTGCTGAACTTCGAGAAGGAGCTGTTCGTCCACGTCAGCACGCTCGAGAACGAGAAGGGCAAGGCGGCCGAGAAGAACCACGAGAAGGCACGCCTGGCGATCCGCGATCGCCTGACCCAGCTCGCGCCGATCTTCGTCAAGAACAAGTACATGCTCGGCGAGGAGTTCTCGATGCTCGACGTCGCGATCGCGCCGCTGCTGTGGCGTCTGGATCACTACGGCATCGAGCTGTCGAAGAACGCGGCACCGCTGATGAAGTACGCCGAGCGTATCTTCAGCCGCCCGGCGTATATCGAGGCGCTGACGCCTTCGGAAAAGGTGATGCGTCGTTAA
- a CDS encoding ClpXP protease specificity-enhancing factor, with protein sequence MQETSTKPYLLRALYEWCTDNGYTPHIAVRVDNSTRVPRQYVRDGEIVLNISFEATSALQMGNEWIEFTARFSGKAHKLEVPVANVLAIYARENGQGMAFQVDATADEPGESAIEDDVAEAAPASADEAAREAAEPSEGADVPASSPDDDGGASGKSNRPRLKIVK encoded by the coding sequence ATGCAAGAGACTTCCACCAAACCGTATCTGCTGCGCGCGTTGTACGAATGGTGCACGGACAACGGTTATACGCCGCACATCGCGGTGCGCGTCGACAATTCGACGCGCGTGCCGCGGCAGTATGTGCGCGACGGCGAGATCGTGTTGAACATCAGCTTCGAGGCGACCAGCGCGCTGCAGATGGGCAACGAATGGATCGAGTTCACGGCGCGTTTCTCGGGCAAGGCGCACAAGCTCGAGGTGCCGGTCGCCAACGTGCTGGCGATCTACGCGCGCGAGAACGGGCAGGGCATGGCCTTCCAGGTCGACGCCACCGCGGACGAGCCTGGCGAGTCGGCGATCGAGGACGATGTCGCCGAAGCTGCGCCGGCATCGGCCGACGAAGCGGCGCGAGAGGCGGCCGAGCCGTCGGAAGGCGCGGATGTGCCTGCCTCGTCGCCCGACGACGATGGCGGTGCCTCGGGAAAGAGCAACCGACCCCGCCTCAAGATCGTGAAATGA